GCGCGCGCGCAGCGCGGGGTCCAGCGCCGAGAACGGTTCGTCCAGCAGCACGATGTCGGGCTGCGCCACCAGTGCGCGCGCCAGCGCCACGCGCTGTTTCTGGCCGCCGGAAATCTCCGCCGGGTAATTGCCGGCGATATCGGCCAGGCCGAAGGCATCGATCCAGCGCTGCGCCTGCGGATGCACCGCGCCGCGGCGCGGATTGCGCCAGCCGCGCGCCAGGCCGAAGCCGATGTTCTGGCCCACGGTCAGGTGCGGGAACAGCGCATATTCCTGGAACAGGTAGGCCACCCGGCGCTGCTGCGGGCGCACGTCGATGCCGGCATCCGCGTCGAACAGGGTGCGGCCGTTCAGCACGATGCGGCCGCTGTCCGGGGTCAGCAGGCCGGCGATGGCGCGCAGCGTCAGGCTTTTGCCCGCGCCCGAGGGGCCGAACAACGCAATGCGCCGGCTGGCCGAATCAAATTCGATATCCAGCGCGAAGTGGCGGTCGGCCGAGACCATCTGCTTGCGGATGCTGACGTGCATGCTCATGGCGATATGCGTGGCCCAGGCGTTAGCGGACGCGCGGACGCAAGCGCCGGCGTTCGTAGAGTTCAGCGGGATTGCGCGCGGCCGCCGGCACCAGGCGTCCGGCGATCACCAGCAGCAGCACGCAGGTGACGGAGGTCACCAGCACCAGCAGGTTGGCGGTATTGTCGTCGCCGGCCTGGACCGCCTCGTAGATGGCCACCGACAGCGTCTGTGTGCGCCCGGGCAGGTTGCCCGCGATCATCAGCGTGGCGCCGAATTCGCCCAGCGCGCGCGCAAACGCCAGCAGCACGCCGGCGATGATGCCGCGCGCCGCAAGCGGCAGCGTGACGCGGAAGAAAATGCCGGCCTCGGGCACGCCCAGCACGCGCGCGGCGTTTTCCAGCTGGTGATCGACGCCTTCAAAGGCAGCGCGCGCGGACTTCAGCACCAGCGGGAAGGCGACGATGGTCGAGGCCAGCACCGCGCCCTGCCAGGTAAAGACCAGTTCGATGCCCAGTCGTGCCAGCCACTCGCCGAACACGCCACGGCGCCCCACCAGCACCAGCAGGTAATAGCCCAGCACCGTCGGCGGCAGCACCAGCGGCAGCGTCAGCACCGCATCGACCACGTCGCGCAGCGGCGAGCGCCAGCGCGCCAGCGCCCAGGCCGCGCCGACGCCGAGCACGGCGTTCAGCGCGGTGGCCCAGCCCGCGACCTTCAGCGACAGCAGCAGCGGTACCCAGACGGCATCCATGGCGTGCGGGGGTTTGGGGGCGGGGCCTCAGGGCTTGTGAAAGCCGAAGCGCGACAGGATCGCCTGGCCGTCCGGCGAGGCGACATAGTCGACGAACTGCGCCGCTTCCTTCGGCTGGCGCGCCTGATTGGTGATAGCGATCGGGTAGGTCACCGGCGTGCGGCTGGGCACGCGCACCGCCACCTTGACCTTGTCGGGCATCACGGTGGCGTCGGTGGCGAAGACGAAGCCGGCCTCGACCTCGCCGCGCGCGACGTAGTCCAGGCTCTGGCGCACGTTCTGCGCCGGCACGCCCTTGGCGGCGACCGCGTCCCACAGCCCCGCCGCTTCCAGCGCGCCGCGGGTATAGCGGCCCACCGGCACCGAGACCGGATTGCCGTAGGCGATGCGCCGGACTTCCGGTCGCGTCAGGTCCTGCAGCGAGGCGATCGGCAGCTTGCTGTCGGCCGGCACGATCAGCACCACCTGGTTGGCGGCGAAGTTGCGGCGCGAGGCCGGCGCGATCACCTTCTCGGCCTCGGCCTTGTTCATCGCCTCCTGGTCGGCCGAGGCGAACACATCGGCCGGCGCACCCTTGACGATCTGCTGCATCAGCACGTCCGAGGCGCCGAAGTTCAGCACCACGTGCGTGCCGGGGTGGGCGCGCTCGTAGGATTCGGCCAGCGCCTTGAAGGCGTTGGTCAGGCTGGCTGCGGCGGACACCACCAGGTCGGCGGCGAAGGCGGGCGGGGTGGCCAGCGCCAGCACCGTGGCGGCGGCCAGCAGCAGCCCGCGGCGGCGGGAACGGAAGGCAGGCATCGGAATCCTCGGGAAGCGGCCGCCGGCATGCAAGGGCACGCGCGGCACGGCCGGAGCGGGTGGACTGTCAGGCGCAATATACGTCTGTATATAGCGCGGCGTCAATGATGCGCCATGACGGGCGTCAGGGGTATTCCAACCGGCATAAGTGCTGTATCAGGGGCTGCGAATGAGCCCTCGGGCGGGAAACGGCTGGCGCCTGCGCGGCGCCAGCCCTGCCGGCTTCAGGCCGGCGGCGTGCCTTCCTTGAACATGGATTTCAGCTGGCTGCGCAGCTCAGGCGTGTCCTGATGCTTGTGCACCGCCACCGCGTGCTGGACCGCGGCTTCGAGCAGTTCGTCCTCGCTGTCGGCGCTCAGCGCGACAGTGCAGTGGGTGTCGCTCGGGAACTCGCGGCAATCGATAAACTTGCGTGCCATGATGCCTCCTGACGCCGGCCCGCAGGCTGGGCTGGAGCCGGTGCCTCCAGTATAGGCACGCGGTCCTTGGCGGTTGTTGCCCTAGAGCACCGGCGTCAGCACCTTGCCGCCGGCCAGGAACGCGTCGAGGTTCTGCAGCGTCAGCGCGGTCATGGCGGCGCGCGTCTCGTGCGTGCCGCTGGCCATGTGCGGCGCCAGCACGACTTGGTCCATCGCCAGCAGCGCCGGCGGCACGTTGGGCTCATGCTGGAACACGTCGAGCCCCGCGCCGCCCAGCCGGCCTTCGGTCAAGGCGGCGACCAGCGCCGCCTCGTCGACCACGCTGCCGCGCGAGACGTTGACCAGGATCCCGCGCGGGCCCAGCGCATCGAGGGTCTCGCGCGACACCAGCCCCGCGGTCGAGGGCCCGCCGACGGTGGCCACCACCAGGAAATCCGCCCACGTTGCCAGCGCCTTCAGGTCGGCTTCGAAGCGCCACGGCGCACCTTCGCGCGGACGGCGGTTGTGGTAGGCGATCTCCATGTCGAAGCCCTGCGCGCGCCGCGCCACGATCTCGCCGATGCGGCCCAGGCCGACGATGCCCAGCTTCTTGCCGGAGACGCGCGTGGTCAGCGGGAAGCCGCCCTGCGGCCAGCGCCCGGCGCGCACGAAGCGGTCGCCATGGGCGATGCCGCGTGCCGCGTCGAGCAGCAGCCCGAAGGCGAGGTCGGCGACGCAGTCGTTGAGCACGTCGGGGGTGTTGCTGACCTGGATGCGGCGCGCGCGGGCGGCGTCCAGCGCGATCGCGTCGTAGCCGACGCCAAAGCTGACGATGGCTTCGAGGCGCGGCAGCGCATCGATCAGCGCGGCACTGCAGCCGTGGCGCGCCGAGGTCACCACCACGCGCACCTGCTGGCCCTCGCTGCGCGCCCAGGCCAGCGCATCGGCCTGCTGCCACAGCGGCGCGGCGCCGTATTGTTGCTGCAGGGTGGCATTGGTCTGCGGCGCGAGCGGACCGACCTGGACGATCTGGGGAGCGGACATGGGGATGAGGAGGTCGAGGCGTGACCGGCAATGTTAGCGCAAGGGCCGGCCCCGCGCCGGCGCCCGGCCGGACGCGGGCGCGCAAGCTGTGCGATGTTCGGGCGGCGGGTTATGCTGCAAGCCTCGCGGCCCGGCGCCGCGCCACTGCTTCCACGAGCCATGACCACCATCTACCTCGCCGGCTTCGACGTGTTCCGCAAGGACGCGCGGGCCTGGGGCGAGCAGCTCAAGGCGCTGTGCGCCGCGCACGGCTTCACCGGCCTGTATCCGCTCGACCAGTCCGCGCCCGAGGGCCTGTCCGGCCCCGACACCGCACGCTGGATCTATGACGCCAACATCGCGCTGCTGCGGCGCGCCGACCTGGTAATGGCCAACCTGGATGACTTCCGCGGCCCCGGCGAAGCGGATTCCGGCACGGCGTTCGAGGTCGGCTTTGCGGTGGCGCTGGGCAAGCCCGTGTGGGCCTACAGCGCCGATGCCGGCACGCTGCGCGAACGCGTCACCGTGGCCACCGATGCCGACGGCACGCCGCTGGATGCGCGCGGCTTTACCGTCGAGGACTTCGGGCTGGGCAAGAACCTGATGCTGGCGTGCGCGGTGCGGCTGGTGCAGGGTGGGGCGGCCGAATGCCTGGCGGCCATGGCGGCCGCCAGGCAAGAGATCGACGCGGCTGCCCGCAGCGGCGGCTAGCGCCGCAGCGCCTGCACCCCGGCCGCGATATCGTTGGCGGTACTCGCGACGATCTGGCGATACGCCGCGACCACGCCGTCGACCTCGCCCGGCGCCGGCAGCTCGGCCTGGGTCCTGCCGCTGACCACCTTGCCATCGGGCAGCCGGCGCACGGTCCAGTTGATGGTGGCGCCGGCACGCTGGCCGACGTCGGCGTCCAGGCGCAGCACTTCGGTGGTGATGCGGTACAGCGGCTGCACGTCGGACAGCCCCTGCTGGTAGGTGTCGACCGCGCCCAGCGTGGCCTGCAGGCGCTGCGACAGCGCATCGCGCAGCTCGTCCGGCAGCGGCGACGACCAGCGCGACAGGTCGAGCAGGCGCACGCCGGCATCGCTGCCGCCGTCGTTGCCGCTGCGGCCATCGCGCACCACCAGCTGCGGCCGGTTGAGGCGCTCCGGCACGCGCACCGGGGCGACTTCCAGCCATAGCGTATCCGTCGACGGCGCCGCTGCCGGCGCCGGCGCGGCTACGGCGCCCGGGCCCTGCGCCAACGTGTAGTAGCGCGGCTCGGGCGAGGCGCAGCCTGCCAGCACCGCCGCGGCGGCGCTGGCGCAGACCAGGGTGAGCAGAAGGCGCTTCATCATTCTTTCTCCGGCTTGCCGCGCAGCAGCGCTTCGGGGTGGCGTTCAAGGTAGTCGGTCAGCGTGCGCAGCGACGTGGCGGTGCGCGTCAGCTCCTGCAGCATGCGGCGCGTGTCCTGCTGCAGCGGCGCGTCCGACGCCAGCGTGCCGTTGGCCGCGGTCAGGGTCTTGCGCGCGTCCTGCAGCGCGGCCAGCACCTGCGGCGCGACATCGCCGTTGAGCTGCTGCACCAGCTTGTCGGCGGTGGCCAGGGTCTTGTTCAGGCTTGCCACCGTGGTGCGCAGGTCCTGGCCGATCTGGTCGAACGGCACCTTGTCGATGCGGTTGACGATGTCGCCCACCTGCGCCTGCAACTGGTCGAAGGTGCCCGGCGTGGTGGCGAATTCCGGAATCGGCGCGTCCAGATCGACCTTGACCGGCGCCGCCTTGGGGAAGAAGTCGAGCGCCACGTACAGCTGGCCGGTGAGCAGGTTGCCGGTGCGCAGCTGCGCGCGCATGCCCCGCTGCAGCAGGCCCTCGATGATCTTGCGTGCGCGTTCGCGGTCCTGGATGTCGCGTTCGCGGAAACCCATGCGCGACGGGTACAGCTCGACCACCACCGGCATGCGGAAGGCGCGCTTCTCGCGCTGGAACTCGATGCCGATCGAGCGCACCTGGCCCACCACCACGCCGCGGAAGTCCACCGGCGCGCCCGGCGACAGCCCGCGCACGGACTGGTCGAAATTCAGCACCGCCAGCGTCGGCGCCAGTTCTTCCGGCTCCTTCATCGCCTCGGTCTGGTCGCCGGCCAGCAGGAACTGCGTGTTCTCGGCGGCGGCGTCGGTGGCGGTGGTGTGGTCCGGCGCCTGGAACGCGACGCCGCCCAGCAGCACCGTCACCAGCGATTGCGTCGACAGTTTGAGGCCGCCGGCATCGAGCTTGAGGTCGACCCCGCTGGCATGCCAGAAGCGCGTGTCGGCGGTGACCAGCTTGTCGTAGGGCTTGTTGACGAACACGCGCAGCGTGATGTCGCGGCCGTTGGGGTCGAGCTGGTAGGCCACCACCTGGCCGACCAGCACGCGCCGGTAGTAGACCGGCGAGCCGATATCGAGCGAACCCAGCTCTGACGCGCGCAGCACGAACTGCTTGCCGGAAGCGTCGGTGGTCACCACCGGCGGCACTTCCAGGCCCTTGAACTCGCGCGCGGATTCCTTCGACTTGCCCGCGTCGACGCCGATATAGGCGCCGGACAGCAGCGTTTCCAGCCCCGACACGCCGCTGGCCGCGAAACGCGGGCGCACCACCCAGAAACGGGTGTCGGCGACGGCGAAGTTCTCGGCGTCCTTGGTCAGGTCGATCGACGCCACCACGTGCGAGCGGTCGCGCGCCAGGCGCACCGACTTGACCAGGCCGATGTCGACGTCCTTGTAGCGCACCGCGGTCTTGCCCGGGATCAGGCCTTCGGCGGTGCGGAAGCTGACGGTGATCTCGGGCCCGCGCGAGGCCAGCGTGTGCATCAGCAGCGAGATCCCGACCACCGCGGCGACGATCGGGATCAGCCATACCAGCGACGGCAGCCAGCGCGCGCGGCGCCGGCGTTCGGGGCGGGGCAGGCCGGACGGAGGGGGCGAAGGCGGAGCGGGCGGAGAGGGCGGCGAGGGCGGTGGAGAGGGCGGCATGGCACCCGCCGGGGCTTGGTTGTCAGTGTCGGGCATTGTCAGGTTCCAGCGAATCCCACAGCAGGCGCGGATCGAAGCTGAGCGAGGCCAGCATGGTCAGCACCACGACCGCGCCGAAGGCGAGCGCGCCGCCGCCGGGGATGATGGTGGCCAGCGCCCCGGCCCGCACCAGCGAGGCCAGCAGCGCCACCACGAAAATATCGAGCATCGACCAGCGGCCGATCACCTCGACCAGGCCGTACAGCCGGGTCTGCTGCCGGATCCGCCAGCTCGAGCGGAGATGCACCGACAGCAGCAGGAAGGTCAGGATCACCATCTTCAGCAGCGGCACCACGATGCTGGCGATCAGCACCAGCACGGCCAGCATGTGCGAGCCGGACAGCCACAGGTAGATCACGCCCGACAGGATGGTGTCCTGCTGCGTGCCGAGGATGGACTGGGTCACCATCACCGGCAGCAGGTTGGCAGGAATATAGAGGATGTACGCGGCCAGCAGGAAGGCCCAGGTGCGCGCCAGGCTGTCGGGCTTGCGATGGTGCAGGGTGGCGCCGCAGCGGGGGCAGGGCGTGCCTTCCAGCGTGCGCGGGCTGACCAGGTCGCACGCGTGGCACGACACCAGCCCGAGTCGGCTGGCGGTGGGCACCTGCGGCAGCGGGGTGTTTTCGTCGTCGTCGGTCAGTTCTGCGACCAGCTCGCGCGCGAGCTGGCGCGGACGGGCCAGGCGGCCGGCGGGCTGGGGCGGTCGCTGCGGTTGCTGCGGCGTCATCGGCGCTCCCCGTCGGCCGCGGCGGCCTGGTCATCGGGCGTTTCCAGGTGGCGCCACAGGTCGCGCGGATCGAACGACAGCATCGCCGCCAGCACGATCACCAGCGCGGCGAACGACCACAGCGCAATGCCGGGCAGCACGCGCGCCATGGTCGAGAGCTTCACCAGCGTCACCAGCACGCCGATCATGAAGACCTCGATCATGCCCCACGGGCGGGTCTGGCGGATGCCGCGCACGATGCGGTCGAAGCCGGCCGGCATGCGGTGCCGCGCCATCGGCACCAGCAGGTAGATCATCATCAGCAATTCGGACAGCGGGAACAGGATGGTGGTGGCGAACACCAGCGCCGCCACCAGCGCCATCTGGTCCGCATACAGCGCCTGCACCGCGCCCAGCAGCGTGGTCTGGGTGCGCACCCCTTTCAGGTCCATCTCGACGATGGGGTAGGCGTTGGAGATCAGGAACAGGATCAGCGCGGTGATCACCAGCGGCAGCAGCCGGTGGTAGTGGCGCCGGCTCTCGCGGTAGAGCTGGCCGCCGCAGCGCAGGCACAGCGCGCGCTCGCCGGGCGAGATCGGCGTGCGCTCGTAGACGGCGTCGCAGTATTCGCACGCCACCAGCCGGTGCAGCGCGGCCGGCGAGGTGTCGGGCAGCGCGGTGTCCGGCGCGGCCGGGGGTACGTCGTGTGCCGCCATCAGCCGGATCGCTTGCCGGTGGCCGCCGGCGGCACATCGGGGTTGTCGACCACGGCGGGGGCCGGGGCGGGTGTGGATGCGGATGCCAGCGCCGCGCCCTGCTGCAGGTCGCGCTGCAGCTCGCCCTGCGAGCCGATGGTCCAGTCGCGCAGCAGCGCATAGGCCACCGCCAGCAGCGTCGGGCCGATAAACACGCCCAGGAAGCCGAACGCCAGCGCGCCGCCGAGCACGCCCAGCATGATCCATATCAGCGGCATGCCGGTGCCCTTGCTGATCAGCAGCGGCTTGACGATGTTGTCGGCCATGCTGACCACGCCCACGCCCCACACCACCAGGAAGATGGCCCAGCCGGTGGCGCCGGTGTGGTACAGCCACAGCGCCGCCGGCAGCCACACCAGCGGCGGCCCGACCGGCACCACCGACAGGAAGAAGGTGACGAAGCCGAGGATGGCGGCGCCGGGCACGCCGGCGATCCACAGGCCGATGCCGGCCAGCACGGCCTGGATGAAGGCGGTGCCCAGCACGCCGTAGACCACGCCCTTGACGGTGCTGCCCGCCAGCTCCAGCAGGTGGTCGGCGCGCTCGCCGGCGATGCGGCGCATGCCGGCGCGCAGCCAGGCAATGGCGAACTCGCCGCCGGTGTAGAAGAAGAACGCCAGGATGATCGACAGCGCCAGCTGTCCCAGCCCGGCACCGATCGACAGCCCCGCGCCCAGCAGCACGTGGCCGACCGGCGCGATCAGCTTGCGCAGGTTGGCGACCATCTCGGAATCGGCATTGATCAGGCTGTCCCACGAGCTTTGCAGGTAGCCGCCGACATAGGGCAGGCTGCTCAGCCACAGCGGCAGCTGCGGCAGGCCGTGCTCCATATAGCGATCGACCAGCGCGGCGAGGTCATCCAGGTGCGCGGAGAAGCTGGCGCCGGCATAGACGAACGGGCCCAGCACGATCACCGTCGCCAGCAGCACGCAGATCAGCGCGGCCAGCCCGCGGCGGTTGCCGAGCCAGCGCGACAGCACGGTGTAGGGGTGCCACGAGCTGAACGCCAGGATCGCGCCCCACAGCAGCGCCGTGGTAAACGGCGCCAGGACCAGCAGCGAGCCGCCGATCAGCACGATCAGCGCGAACACGGCGGCGATTTTCTCGATCAACTGGCCGGAACTCATGGTGGGTCTCCGTTTTGTCCCCTGGGGGGTTGGGTGTGACGGGGACGGCGTAAATATAGCTTATGGACGGGTGGGGGCTTTGAAAGGGGGTGTTTGGGGTGGTGTCGTGCTTGGCGGGCGTGGCTGTTTCGCCGGCGTAGCCGGCGACCTCCTTTCTGGTGCGCCCGGCAGGGCGCACTTACTTGGGGGTGCAAGTCCCCTACACACCCGGCAAGGGGAAGTGTTAGCCAAAGACAAGGGTTTCCCGGGCGACTGGGAGTCTGAAGGAAGTCCGAGGCAAAGCGCTGGCCTGACGAACAGGAAGCGGATATGAGGCGACGCATCGGGGTGAGGCGGCCAGAGTAGCCAAAGCCCAGTACTTGCACGGAACGATGCGGCGTAAATCCGACAGGCATAAGCGTGAAGGTGAGTGCGTCATACCCGGGGAGATCTGCATCGCTGCCATGGTGCTACTGACGTCGAGAGGCGTCGGGATGGCGGTGCAGAAGTCAGCAGAGGCCATAGTAGGTGCGCGGTTGGCACTGAAGGGCCGAACATGAACGAGCGCGATTAGGACGACAGACCTCGATGCTTACCGACGAAGCCCAAATGCACGAACGAGTGCAGCCCACAGCGGAGGAAGGCGGGCGGAACCTGCTTGGCGCCGATGGGGGTGCGGAGGATGGCACGGCGGCTGTCGGGCAAACGAAAGCGCAGGCGCCATCGCTGATGGAGGCGGTGGTTGAGAGAAGCAACATGTGGCTGGCGTACCGGAGGGTGGTCGGCAATGGCGGCGCCGCTGGGGTGGATGCCCTGGAGGTGACGGCGTTGCGCGACTGGCTGAAGGTGAGTTGGCCAAGCGTCAGGGCGGCGTTGCTGGCCGGCCAGTACATCCCGCAGGCGGTGCGCGCGGTGGACATCCCCAAGCCTGCGGGCGGGATAAGGACACTGGGCATCCCGACGGTGGTGGACAGGCTGATCCAGCAGGCGCTGCTGCAGGTACTCCAACCGCTCTACGAAACGGGGTTCTCCGAGTCGAGCTACGGCTTCAGGCCGGGGCGCAGCGCTCAGCAGGCGGTCTTGCAGGCACAGCGGTACGTGCAGGAAGGCCGGCGCTGGGTGGTGGATATCGATCTGGAGAAGTTCTTCGATCGGGTCAACCACGACATCCTGATGTCGCGGGTGGCCCGGCAGGTGAAGGACGCCCGGGTGCTCAAGCTGATCCGGCGGTATCTGGAAGCGGGGCTGATGCGCGGCGGGGTGGTCGAGGCGAGGAGGCAGGGCACGCCGCAAGGCGGGCCGCTGTCGCCGCTGCTGTCGAACATCCTGCTGACGGATTGGGACCGCGAACTGGAGAAGCGGGGGCTGGCGTTCTGCCGTTATGCCGACGACTGCAATATCTACGTCCGAAGCAGAACGGCGGGGCAATGGCTGTTGGCCGGGATGACGGCGTTCCTTGCGGAGCGCTTGAAGCTACGGGTCAACGAGGCCAAGAGCGCATGCGAGCGGCCGTGGAAGCGCAAGTTCCTGGGCTACAGCCTGTCCTCTCATCATCAGGCGAAGCTGCGCATCGCTCCGGAAAGCCTGCAGAGGCTGATTGGACGCATCAAGGACGTGGTGCGCAAAGGTCGAGGAAGAAGCCTGGCTCACACGATCGCGGTGCTGAATCCGGTGCTGCGCGGGTGGATTGGGTACTTCCAATACACGCAGAGCAAGCGGCCACTGGAGAACTTGGACGGATGGGTGCGCCGACGGCTACGCTGTCTGATATGGCGGCAAGCCAAAGCATGGCGAACGCGACTGGCGCTTATGCGGCGCCAGGGGCTGGAGGCCAAGCGGGCAGCCAGGACTGCGCTGAACGGGCGCGGACCATGGTGGAACGCCGGAGCCCCACCCATGCGCGAAGCCTTCCCTAAACGCTACTTCGATGCCATGGGGTTGATCTCGCTGCTGGATACACAGCGGCGCCTGCAGTCTCGTTCGTGAACCGCCGTATGCGGACCCGCATGTACGGTGGTGTGAGAGGGCTGAGGGGGTAACCCCTCACCCTACTCGATTCCGAGCGACAGAAAGGAGGCAAAGAGCGCGTCGCCTAAGCGGCTGGCTAAGGCGGCGCTGGCGGTTCCAATGGTGGTGACTTGCGGTCAGGCGCTTGGTGGTTCCACCCTGCTGACGCTACCTGGAGGTGCCTGGCGTTCGGGGTCGGATGGACGAACCCGACTTTAGGTCGGTGGCAGCCTACTAACGGCGCTATTGGTGGGACGCCTTCGGCTGCGCTGCGCGCGCGCCCTATCTCAGGTCTGCTGCTCTGGCACGGAGTGCGTCGCTGCGCTCGCACACGCTATCGCTGGCGAGCCCAAAGGACTTTCCCCTTCCGCTTGTTTTCTCCCCTCGCGCTCGCGGGAGAGAGGCGGGGGTGAGGGCCGGGCGTATCAACGCAGTCAGGCCTCCGAATCCAGGAACCAACCTCAATCCGGTACCGCCATCACCCCACTCTTCAGCAACGCCGCCACCAGGTCAGACTGCGTCACCATCCCCACTACGCGCCGCTGGTCATCGATCACCGGCGCATGATGCAGTCCGCCGTCGGAGAAGGCCTGCGCCAGTTCCACCATCGGCTGCTCGGGCCGCGCCGTGACCACGGCATGCGTCATCAGGTTGCGCACGGTGCCGGCCAGGCGCCGCGCGCCGGTATCGCGCTGCGCCGCAAAAAAATCGCTCTGCGTGACGATCCCCACCAGCTTGCGCGTCGCATCGACCACCGGCAGCGCCTTGATGCGGTGCCGCGACAGCAGGTGCCCGGCCTCATGGGCGGGCTGGTCGGGTGTCACCGTGATCACGTCCCGCGACATGATTTCGCCGCACAGCACGTTGCCGAAATGACGGCGATACGCGCGCAGCTGCGCCGCCACCAGGATCTGCTCGAGGTCGTCTTCCTCGATATCCAGGAATTCGCCGCGTACCTTCAGGGCCGCATCCAGGTCCGCTCGGGTTACGCCGACGCGCTGGGTGGGTGGTACGTCCCGGGTGCCATGCTGCACCGCGGGCTCGGGTGGACGATGGGGGTAGCGCCGCCGCGACAGGTTGTTGAAGGCCAGCGCCATCATCAGCAGCAGCATCGAGTTGAACAGCACCGGCACCGCCACGAAGCCGAAGCCCAGCGCACTGACCGCCGGCCCGCCGAACACGGCGGTGATGGCCACCGCACCGCTGGGCGGATGCACGCAATGGAACTGGAACATCAGCGCGATGGCGACGGCCACCGCGACGGCGGCGGCGAGGCCGGGATCGGGAATCCAGCGCGCGCAGGCCACGCCGACGACCCCGGCGATCAGGTTGCCGCCGATGATCGACCACGGCTGCGCCAGCGGTGATGCCGGCACCGCGAACAGCAGCACCGCCGAGGCGCCCATTGGCGCGACAAACCAGGGGTTGAAGCCGCCCAGCGTCTGGTGGCTGATCCATTCGGTGCAGAGCAGGCCCAGCAGCGCGCCGAAGCAACTCTTGAGGCGCTCCTTGCGGCTGGCGGCAACGGGCAACGGAACAAAGGTGCGCAGCCAGGCACGGGCGTTATGCGCCAGGGCGGAGACGGGGGCGGTTGGCATTCTTGTGACGGGGGGCGCTTT
This Cupriavidus nantongensis DNA region includes the following protein-coding sequences:
- a CDS encoding HPP family protein, which gives rise to MPTAPVSALAHNARAWLRTFVPLPVAASRKERLKSCFGALLGLLCTEWISHQTLGGFNPWFVAPMGASAVLLFAVPASPLAQPWSIIGGNLIAGVVGVACARWIPDPGLAAAVAVAVAIALMFQFHCVHPPSGAVAITAVFGGPAVSALGFGFVAVPVLFNSMLLLMMALAFNNLSRRRYPHRPPEPAVQHGTRDVPPTQRVGVTRADLDAALKVRGEFLDIEEDDLEQILVAAQLRAYRRHFGNVLCGEIMSRDVITVTPDQPAHEAGHLLSRHRIKALPVVDATRKLVGIVTQSDFFAAQRDTGARRLAGTVRNLMTHAVVTARPEQPMVELAQAFSDGGLHHAPVIDDQRRVVGMVTQSDLVAALLKSGVMAVPD
- a CDS encoding AI-2E family transporter, with amino-acid sequence MSSGQLIEKIAAVFALIVLIGGSLLVLAPFTTALLWGAILAFSSWHPYTVLSRWLGNRRGLAALICVLLATVIVLGPFVYAGASFSAHLDDLAALVDRYMEHGLPQLPLWLSSLPYVGGYLQSSWDSLINADSEMVANLRKLIAPVGHVLLGAGLSIGAGLGQLALSIILAFFFYTGGEFAIAWLRAGMRRIAGERADHLLELAGSTVKGVVYGVLGTAFIQAVLAGIGLWIAGVPGAAILGFVTFFLSVVPVGPPLVWLPAALWLYHTGATGWAIFLVVWGVGVVSMADNIVKPLLISKGTGMPLIWIMLGVLGGALAFGFLGVFIGPTLLAVAYALLRDWTIGSQGELQRDLQQGAALASASTPAPAPAVVDNPDVPPAATGKRSG
- the ltrA gene encoding group II intron reverse transcriptase/maturase, encoding MLTDEAQMHERVQPTAEEGGRNLLGADGGAEDGTAAVGQTKAQAPSLMEAVVERSNMWLAYRRVVGNGGAAGVDALEVTALRDWLKVSWPSVRAALLAGQYIPQAVRAVDIPKPAGGIRTLGIPTVVDRLIQQALLQVLQPLYETGFSESSYGFRPGRSAQQAVLQAQRYVQEGRRWVVDIDLEKFFDRVNHDILMSRVARQVKDARVLKLIRRYLEAGLMRGGVVEARRQGTPQGGPLSPLLSNILLTDWDRELEKRGLAFCRYADDCNIYVRSRTAGQWLLAGMTAFLAERLKLRVNEAKSACERPWKRKFLGYSLSSHHQAKLRIAPESLQRLIGRIKDVVRKGRGRSLAHTIAVLNPVLRGWIGYFQYTQSKRPLENLDGWVRRRLRCLIWRQAKAWRTRLALMRRQGLEAKRAARTALNGRGPWWNAGAPPMREAFPKRYFDAMGLISLLDTQRRLQSRS